The Halorussus salinus genome includes a region encoding these proteins:
- a CDS encoding ABC transporter substrate-binding protein, which yields MGTHDDTLSRRTYLRATAGASAAGLGSLTGLLGQQMNTLEVQHWWTGGDGADAIGALFEGFQQQYPDIQVNQNPVSGGAGQNLQTVIKKRVLNDNPPSSWQAWPGANLLPYTRANKLEDIEESVWSRNGMKDAYLQGPKDAAQPSGNYVTVPLNIHRINNLFYNVSVVEEAGVDPASISKPSDLVGALEQVSNNTDAAGMAHQTQSGWSTLQLWTTVLLGEHGLDTYTAFTQGNVQQNQQAIKNSLQIVKDYRQYFNEDAGSVGWTEANTKVIDGNAGFFHQGDWAAGMYRGQSGFEFPDAWNHVTFPGTEGQYMLNMDSFPFPTNNPSPEATTRFLRYVGSVDAQRRFNPKKGSIPPRTDVPQDAFGPFLQSQMQEFKNSEAQPPSTAHGLAVDPETLTNLEDAMATFISSWNVDRTYQAMTQAF from the coding sequence ATGGGAACACACGACGACACGCTATCGAGACGCACGTACCTCAGAGCGACTGCCGGGGCGAGCGCGGCGGGACTCGGGAGTCTGACGGGACTCCTCGGCCAACAGATGAACACCTTGGAGGTCCAGCACTGGTGGACCGGCGGCGACGGGGCGGACGCCATCGGGGCCTTGTTCGAGGGGTTCCAGCAACAGTATCCCGACATCCAAGTGAACCAGAACCCGGTGTCGGGCGGCGCGGGCCAGAACTTGCAGACAGTCATCAAGAAGCGCGTGCTGAACGACAACCCGCCGAGTTCGTGGCAGGCGTGGCCGGGGGCGAACCTGTTACCGTACACTCGGGCGAACAAACTGGAGGACATCGAGGAGTCGGTGTGGTCTCGAAACGGCATGAAAGACGCCTACCTGCAGGGGCCGAAAGACGCCGCCCAACCGTCGGGCAACTACGTCACGGTGCCGCTGAACATCCACCGCATCAACAACCTGTTCTACAACGTCTCGGTCGTCGAGGAGGCTGGCGTGGACCCCGCGTCCATCTCGAAGCCGAGCGACCTCGTGGGCGCGTTGGAACAGGTCAGCAACAACACCGACGCCGCGGGGATGGCTCACCAGACCCAATCGGGGTGGTCCACGCTCCAGCTCTGGACGACCGTCCTGCTCGGCGAACACGGACTCGACACCTACACGGCGTTCACGCAGGGGAACGTCCAACAGAACCAGCAGGCCATCAAGAACTCGCTCCAGATAGTCAAGGACTACCGGCAGTACTTCAACGAGGACGCCGGGTCGGTCGGTTGGACCGAGGCCAACACCAAGGTCATCGACGGGAACGCCGGGTTCTTCCATCAGGGCGACTGGGCCGCGGGGATGTACCGCGGCCAGAGCGGGTTCGAGTTCCCGGACGCGTGGAACCACGTCACGTTCCCCGGCACGGAAGGCCAGTACATGCTCAACATGGACTCGTTCCCCTTCCCGACGAACAATCCATCACCGGAAGCGACGACCCGGTTCCTGCGCTACGTCGGGAGCGTGGACGCCCAGCGCCGGTTCAACCCGAAGAAGGGGTCGATTCCGCCCCGGACCGACGTGCCACAGGACGCGTTCGGTCCGTTCCTCCAAAGTCAGATGCAGGAGTTCAAGAACTCGGAGGCACAGCCGCCCTCGACCGCGCACGGATTGGCGGTAGACCCCGAGACGCTGACGAATCTCGAAGACGCGATGGCGACGTTCATCTCGTCGTGGAACGTGGACCGGACGTATCAGGCGATGACGCAAGCGTTCTAG
- a CDS encoding response regulator transcription factor — MSPDQSTVLVVDDEQDVADLYAMWLQDDYRVLSAYEGDEALEVLDDTVDVVLLDRRMPGQSGDEVLEVIRDRDLNCRVVMVTAVKPDFDILEMGFDDYLVKPVSKDELHEIVEQMLTRVDYGAQLQEYYSLVSKKAVLEAEKDSEELQKNDEYAALEAEIEDLGEEVDDTREQLDDHDDFVGAFQDL, encoded by the coding sequence ATGTCTCCCGACCAATCGACCGTTCTCGTCGTCGACGACGAGCAAGACGTTGCCGACCTCTACGCGATGTGGTTGCAAGACGACTATCGCGTGCTGAGTGCCTACGAGGGCGACGAAGCACTCGAAGTCCTCGACGACACTGTGGACGTGGTTCTCCTCGACCGCCGGATGCCCGGCCAGTCCGGCGACGAAGTACTTGAGGTCATCCGCGACCGCGACCTGAACTGTCGCGTCGTCATGGTGACGGCGGTCAAACCCGACTTCGACATTCTGGAGATGGGTTTCGACGACTACCTCGTCAAACCGGTCTCGAAAGACGAACTCCACGAGATAGTCGAGCAGATGCTCACGCGCGTCGATTACGGCGCGCAACTACAGGAGTACTACTCGCTGGTCTCGAAGAAGGCGGTCCTCGAAGCCGAGAAAGACTCCGAGGAGCTACAGAAAAACGACGAGTACGCGGCACTCGAAGCCGAAATCGAAGATTTGGGGGAGGAAGTTGACGACACCCGCGAGCAGTTGGACGACCACGACGACTTCGTGGGCGCGTTTCAGGACCTCTGA
- a CDS encoding alpha/beta fold hydrolase: MNAEPAERATAEESDDETAEPRVETVSVGDGRTVAYAEYGATARASDDSGTGTGATADETDPTPVALFHGTPGSHLLGELYAEEARRRGVRLLAIERPGYGDSTPWPDRTPTDAAEYLRAVLDDAGVSDVGLVAFSGGAAHALAVGATCDELVREIDLVSGAAPPSLADETPAAIRLLGTLAERTPRAFRGLVGVQTWVAERGPSSVVVGQYTADTDEVPDEEAAVVRRDFVRALGDRCEGMRTESAQAVEEWDFSLADVTVPVRLWHGARDENVPVAGARRLGERLPDAETTVFEDEDHLTTLLRSRSEVLGQQASGGSEE; encoded by the coding sequence ATGAACGCGGAACCCGCCGAGCGAGCGACCGCCGAGGAGTCCGACGACGAGACCGCCGAGCCGAGGGTCGAGACCGTCTCGGTCGGCGACGGGCGGACCGTCGCGTACGCCGAGTACGGCGCGACCGCTAGAGCGTCGGACGACTCGGGGACGGGAACCGGAGCGACCGCCGACGAGACCGACCCCACGCCGGTCGCGCTGTTCCACGGGACGCCGGGGTCGCACCTCCTCGGGGAACTGTACGCCGAGGAGGCCCGGCGGCGCGGGGTCAGACTGCTGGCGATAGAGCGACCCGGTTACGGCGACTCGACGCCGTGGCCCGACCGGACGCCGACCGACGCCGCCGAGTATCTGCGCGCGGTGCTGGACGACGCGGGCGTCTCGGATGTTGGCCTCGTCGCGTTCTCCGGCGGGGCGGCCCACGCGCTCGCGGTCGGCGCAACCTGCGACGAGTTAGTGCGGGAGATAGACCTCGTGTCGGGCGCGGCCCCGCCGTCGCTCGCCGACGAGACCCCCGCGGCGATTCGCCTGCTGGGGACGCTGGCCGAGCGAACGCCGCGCGCGTTCCGGGGTCTCGTTGGCGTCCAGACGTGGGTCGCCGAGCGCGGGCCCTCCTCGGTCGTTGTCGGACAGTACACCGCAGATACGGACGAGGTACCCGACGAGGAGGCCGCGGTCGTCCGGCGGGACTTCGTTCGCGCGCTCGGCGACCGGTGCGAGGGAATGCGGACCGAGAGCGCACAGGCGGTCGAAGAGTGGGACTTCTCGCTGGCCGACGTGACGGTGCCGGTCAGACTCTGGCACGGTGCCCGCGACGAGAACGTCCCGGTCGCGGGGGCGCGACGACTGGGCGAGCGGTTGCCCGACGCGGAGACGACGGTCTTCGAGGACGAGGACCACCTCACGACGCTCCTGCGGAGTCGGTCGGAAGTGTTAGGCCAGCAGGCGTCCGGCGGCAGTGAGGAGTAG
- a CDS encoding helix-turn-helix domain-containing protein: MKRVSFGVRYSGELAHPIHRRMMAGHAVSRMELLMWGPMSSVRTLSWFDAAPDETADVLKSAESVVSTHLVAGDGGTYAFLGQSEYELGGPVLELVARSRVVFLPPVVFRDTGRVTFEAVGQSDLLGAFYDDLAGTLDAEIEAVHDFSRWSSPTDVTDRQRAALEAAVEVGYYEVPRTGTVEEVATKLDCASSTAGELLRRAESAVLTAFVASG, encoded by the coding sequence GTGAAGCGCGTCTCCTTCGGCGTCCGCTACTCCGGCGAACTGGCCCACCCGATTCACCGTCGGATGATGGCGGGCCACGCAGTCTCACGGATGGAGCTGCTGATGTGGGGGCCGATGTCGTCGGTGCGGACGCTCTCGTGGTTCGACGCCGCCCCCGACGAGACCGCCGACGTGCTGAAATCTGCCGAGTCGGTCGTCTCGACCCACCTCGTCGCGGGCGACGGTGGCACCTACGCGTTCCTCGGTCAGTCCGAGTACGAACTCGGCGGGCCGGTCCTCGAGTTGGTCGCGCGGTCGCGGGTCGTCTTCCTCCCGCCGGTCGTGTTCCGGGACACCGGCCGGGTCACGTTCGAGGCCGTCGGCCAGTCCGACCTCCTCGGCGCGTTCTACGACGACCTCGCCGGGACCCTCGACGCCGAAATCGAGGCGGTCCACGACTTCTCGCGGTGGTCGTCGCCGACCGACGTGACCGACCGCCAGCGCGCCGCGCTGGAGGCCGCCGTCGAAGTCGGCTACTACGAGGTGCCCCGGACCGGCACGGTCGAGGAGGTAGCCACAAAACTGGACTGTGCGAGCAGTACCGCCGGAGAACTGCTTCGACGCGCGGAATCGGCGGTGCTGACCGCGTTCGTGGCTTCGGGGTGA
- a CDS encoding DUF6176 family protein, with protein MADVVLSKQKIAAGKTERLEEWAREIREREEEAVETLRDEGMHAETAFVEHTDEGDFLVYYMKADDIERVYEVYENSSHAIDREHERVMREVLENGENVGDYDLLYHLDNPEQS; from the coding sequence ATGGCGGACGTAGTACTCTCGAAACAGAAGATAGCGGCCGGAAAGACCGAACGACTCGAAGAGTGGGCGCGGGAAATCCGCGAGCGCGAGGAGGAAGCGGTCGAGACGCTGCGAGACGAGGGGATGCACGCCGAGACCGCGTTCGTCGAACACACCGACGAGGGCGACTTCTTGGTGTACTACATGAAAGCCGACGACATCGAGCGAGTCTACGAGGTTTACGAGAACTCCTCGCACGCCATCGACCGAGAACACGAGCGCGTGATGCGGGAAGTACTCGAAAACGGCGAGAACGTCGGCGACTACGACCTGCTCTATCACTTGGACAATCCGGAGCAGTCGTAA
- a CDS encoding pyroglutamyl-peptidase I family protein yields the protein MTLLLTGYEPFGDHDRNPSAELARRLDGETVADREVVGEVLPVEFDRAGDEMAALLAEHDPDAVVATGLAAGRAAVSVERVGVNVADCAGIPDNAEEVPRNERILTDEAAPAAYFATLPVVEVVAELLDAGVPARVSNTAGTHLCNNILYRTRAQLEAEDRDNVPMGFVHLPLTPEGAAEKARDGEATSGGGVEPSLPLDVQADAIRRTFEVTVGEPEVSS from the coding sequence ATGACGCTCCTGCTCACCGGCTACGAACCGTTCGGCGACCACGACCGCAATCCGAGCGCGGAACTCGCTCGCAGGCTCGACGGCGAGACCGTCGCTGACCGCGAGGTCGTCGGCGAAGTCCTCCCCGTGGAGTTCGACCGCGCGGGCGACGAGATGGCCGCCCTCCTCGCGGAACACGACCCCGACGCCGTCGTCGCCACTGGTCTCGCCGCGGGCAGAGCCGCGGTCAGTGTCGAGCGCGTCGGCGTCAACGTCGCCGACTGCGCCGGAATTCCGGACAACGCCGAGGAGGTCCCCCGAAACGAGCGTATCCTGACCGACGAGGCCGCGCCCGCCGCCTACTTCGCCACGCTCCCGGTGGTCGAGGTCGTGGCGGAACTCCTCGACGCGGGAGTTCCGGCCCGCGTGTCCAACACCGCCGGGACGCACCTGTGCAACAACATCCTCTACCGGACCCGCGCGCAGTTGGAGGCCGAGGACCGCGACAACGTGCCGATGGGATTCGTGCATCTGCCGCTGACGCCCGAGGGTGCCGCGGAGAAAGCCCGAGACGGCGAGGCGACCAGCGGCGGCGGCGTCGAGCCGAGTCTCCCACTGGACGTACAGGCCGACGCGATTCGGCGGACGTTCGAGGTGACGGTCGGCGAACCGGAAGTCAGTTCGTAA
- a CDS encoding helix-turn-helix domain-containing protein has product MAGRKPRITTDDVLDVFEENDDRCEPFTAPELAEELNCHRNTARNKLEDLVFVGDLDSKKASASGKVYWRPCVKRTDE; this is encoded by the coding sequence ATGGCTGGTCGGAAACCGCGAATCACTACCGACGACGTACTCGACGTGTTCGAAGAAAACGACGACCGATGCGAACCGTTCACCGCACCGGAGTTGGCGGAGGAGTTGAACTGCCATCGAAACACCGCTCGGAACAAACTGGAAGACCTCGTGTTCGTCGGTGACCTCGACTCGAAGAAGGCGAGCGCCAGCGGGAAAGTCTACTGGCGGCCGTGCGTGAAGCGTACCGACGAGTAA
- a CDS encoding sodium:calcium antiporter, which translates to MAVTAETIGAVLVGGVALALLVASARVAVERSVNVAQGYGVSEEVVGLTVVAVGTSLPEISSHVIASLGILSGTLDYEVASATVLGGSVGSSATQQLLLVGVLLLSAGRVTVSRAFVRSSYVPMVLAIGLALTLAADGTVSRADGLLLVGAFLVYLYYTYDRGQRVTFPEEWEDEVGDVRIDAAVAVAALAVVLASAFVALSALELLVASLGLGGSLVGIVTLGVGSALPELSTVGESIRRRRPTLAFGTLVGSNVVNLLVAVGLGAAISSYRVPPAVVLWDLPVMLLVALAATVYVARVADGELRRHHATWFVVGYFVFLAGHLLLFPSG; encoded by the coding sequence GTGGCGGTCACGGCCGAGACCATCGGCGCGGTGCTGGTCGGCGGGGTCGCGCTCGCGCTGTTGGTGGCGAGCGCGCGCGTCGCCGTCGAGCGGTCGGTGAACGTCGCGCAGGGCTACGGCGTCTCCGAGGAGGTCGTCGGCCTGACGGTCGTCGCGGTCGGGACGAGTCTGCCGGAAATCTCCTCGCACGTCATCGCGTCGCTGGGCATCCTCTCGGGGACGCTGGACTACGAGGTCGCCTCGGCGACGGTGCTGGGCGGCTCTGTCGGTTCGTCGGCGACACAGCAGTTGCTGTTGGTCGGGGTCCTCCTGCTGAGCGCGGGCCGAGTGACCGTCTCGCGGGCGTTCGTCCGGTCGAGTTACGTACCGATGGTGCTGGCCATCGGACTGGCGCTGACGCTGGCGGCCGACGGCACGGTATCGCGGGCCGACGGACTGCTACTGGTCGGCGCGTTTCTGGTGTACCTCTACTACACCTACGACCGCGGCCAGCGCGTGACCTTTCCCGAGGAGTGGGAAGACGAGGTGGGCGACGTGCGCATCGACGCCGCGGTCGCGGTCGCCGCGCTGGCGGTCGTGCTGGCCAGCGCGTTCGTCGCGCTCTCGGCGCTCGAACTGCTGGTGGCGAGTCTCGGCCTCGGCGGGTCGCTGGTCGGCATCGTCACGCTGGGCGTCGGGTCGGCGCTCCCGGAACTCTCGACGGTCGGGGAGTCGATTCGGCGGCGACGGCCCACCTTGGCGTTCGGGACGCTGGTCGGGAGCAACGTGGTGAACCTGTTGGTCGCGGTGGGACTGGGCGCGGCGATTTCGAGCTACCGGGTTCCCCCGGCGGTGGTGCTGTGGGACCTGCCGGTGATGCTCCTCGTCGCGCTAGCCGCGACGGTTTACGTCGCGCGCGTCGCCGACGGCGAACTTCGCCGACACCACGCGACGTGGTTCGTCGTCGGCTACTTCGTCTTCCTCGCCGGGCACCTCCTGCTGTTCCCGAGTGGATGA